The genomic window ACTATCTGTGTGAAAACTGTAAGAGGgagctggacagaaaccggtggaaacaaaTTGTACGGtccagatgtttccttgctgaccacgacgaACATGAGCTGGACCGACTGAAGAAAGAAAGAGAATGGACTACccaacacaattttttttcaattcggTCCAGTGTTTCATTATGTTCAACCAAAACTCAAAATTATACGATTATATTAGGTTATACGATTACTTACAAAACCTATTCTAAAGTTTGTATTGAagtatatgtaattaataattattgttgtcGACGCTATGAATGCTCTAGTGCCTGCGATTACAAATAAAAGTCATTTTTAATTAGGTTTAATTGAAAGCCTGCACTGAAAATGGGTCACTTGCAGAGTACTTTGTTTACATCTTCATTTCTAGTAGATCTATTTTTCTGTTATATTAActgtaaaaaggttttttaacACCTTTTATTATCTAATACCTTCTTATCTATTGTTAATCTTCAACTCTGGGTACTTTAACTATTAAGTGTGGaactttttgttgttgttttatcttatgtgtgtgtatgtttTCTTTTGTCAATACAAGTTCCAATAGGGTGACCTGTAATGGCAAGTTTATTGTTCacatagaataaataataaagcaatCGTAGAACCAGATTTTTATAACATCAGTTGACGccttgttttaaaaatagaagtaacataaattattttaaatgaaaaccgatttttttaataatatatagaaagatttatttttatatcttctTCGGCTATGTCAGTCCATACGTTCGCACCTGCTCGAGACGAACATTACACACCcaagctatttttatttcattttatttttacattttcggtacagaaaaagaaacagattgattaaatacataaattaataaactaaacaaCATTTGTAAACCTGAATTCCATGATGGCATGGCAgtggtttattaaatattaacgatTACCTacagtatatacatataataaatttaatgaaaaaaaatagaagtTATTCAGGTTGCAAGTCGCgtataatctttttaaattcataaaaactattgTGAAAACTATCAACTATCAAGTTCGTTAGAATTAAAGAtgaattttctataaattaaacacaCCAGTGCAGTGGCTGTATAACCTAGGACCtttttgtatctgttccgagatgttttttaaaagtttaggGCCTTCTCTGCCTGACACACGATGTCTactatttgggtctaaggcatggcagtttccttacgatgatttccttcaccatacgaGCGAGTACATACTATGTGTGCAAATGCTATGTCCATTAGTGCACTGCcaggttcgaacctacgacctcagggatgagcgTCGCATGCTCAAGCTACTAAGTCAACACTTCGTTTCTCTTCTAAAGATTAGACATgttgaataaaaaaagttgatTACACTTTATTCACAGACATAATTCTCATGTGAAATACGCACATTTGGCTTGCGCGTGCGCCTTTTAGACTACAAAAAGTCATATCTGAATTTTCAAGCAGCAATGTCGTAAATAGTCCGGCTATTCATATTTCGAGGCGACAGTCTATTTTCGTAAATTCTGGATGACGGATCGGTGCGGGAGAGGCGACTTTTTCGATGTTATTTTGGTATAAACAGAGAAATAAGAAAAAGATgtagattattataatttaattgaaggAATGTATTTCTGCATTTTTATTACGAATTCATCGAATTGAATTTGTTGTTGCAAGGTAGGAGTTACAGCGTCACGTCACGTTTAAtggaaaaaacattttaaagtttttttcatttatttcgtaatcctacagctaacaaaaattatatataaaaacaaacaattacactaaaaatataaccaaagatggaatacataatatttacaaaaaggttcaaacatttactaaaggaaaaaaacaataaaaataatataatacatttaactaagtaatacctaatttggctgtgatgtgtgatggtgtaaaagtgagtgAATACCCACCCTACTGgtggggtatgctcatgatgcaggtggtTTTGCACTTTGGATATTCTTACTACTCATTGTAAccattttttaatcttaaatcAAACTACTATGATATTTTTCGGATTTTGTTCCGATTGCAGctgtttcatcatcggacgtcaatgcataatacgaaattccacccgtatcacctcgacgtccgacgTTCCACAAGTGATTGTATTCGACTTGGGGTCCTTcaagagcataccaattcttacaAGGCCGCtaacttgcgagccctctagaATTGAGAGTGCCCATGgccggtatcacttaatatcataTGAGCCTCCTGTTCTATATATAGATGACGTTCTTGCCATTTGGTGTTTGCCATGTATTatttctacaaaaaaattaatggttTCCTTGGAAGAGCATGTGCTGTCCCGCTTGCACTCATCATACTTTGCTTTGTTATGCAACAGGATTAGGGCTGGGCACACCCTTGTGCACTATAATACATGGCGTAGATTGAGTTGTGCAGCCAGGCGATCATTATTATACTTAGTACCAGATATTAGATACCAGCGATTTCTCGCAAGGTATAAGCCTGGGTCcgatattatttgtattatacgTGATTGATATGTAATGTTTGTCTCCtatcatttataaatacaattagtatttataacggccaataataataaataatgatcttGTTCACGGCACTAGATCTTGTTGGTCGACGCTTGGAATCAGTCCATTAATAAAGTTGACATTTCAATTGAAGCTCTTATCTAAAATGAAAGTATGATATCATACTTCTATGAAACAGTTAACTGTAATTAGCACAATGCATGACTAAACTACTGTAAGTGCGATActgttttttaaagttatacttctttttttactacgcgcgcgcacaccgtcacaaaaaaccgacaccctgaagtaaGCATAGtcgtttaattatgtagaaataattttttgtgatatttaataacttttttaactagataatgcgttataataaaactttcaatgtatttattatcttttttctattgttagtgtcgttttttctacaaacgtagaataaggcgaaacgtaaacaatttaaaaagatttttatcttgttacgccaaagaaatatatattctaacgcgtgtacataagctacacacacatgttttttttatgaatactaTTACTAGTACAAATACAATcagataatatatattattaaggaGGCCGCGCGTCCTTGTCGCTTACAAttgatctcttccaggcaaccttaGTAaggagaaataaataattataatccaGTGGTGATACAGCCGTATAGGTCTAGGCATGGCATCCGTTTCTTTGgtcattattatttcaaaggTGACGTCATCGATTTCctcttaatatattattcataatacGAGCGTTATATGtgtgcacatagacagaaagtctattggtgcacagccggggatcgcaCCAACGACCACCAAAAGATGTGTAGCAAAAGATTTAAACGTACAGACTAGctattttgtattgtataatGTATCTTGCAAAACCttggtaattaattattgataatattcattaaatacGTTGGTAAGTTTAAAAGATTTAAGGGGGCTAATTTCCAGCCTTTGAGCAATTTTATTTGAGTTAGAGgttgtaataattttcaaatgcAAAACGCGCTGAGTCTATCTAAACATCATTTAATACAAACAAAGTTTACGCTTGTAAATCGCAAATtgatctataaataaattagtgaaGTGAAACATTAGTGGCGCAgatgtcaatctaataggcaagtaggtgatcagcctcatgTGCCTGATACACACCGTCTTCTTTTTGACTCTAAAGCAAGTCGGTttcgtcacgatgttttccttcactgttcgagcgaatgttaaataaacatagaGAGAATATCCCAGCCGGGGGTCGCACCTTCTACCTCATGGATGAGATTCGTACTAGTGATTTGAGATATCAAAGCACTCAGACTGCAACGCCGACATCGTTCCCCGCGAATGTACGAATCGTTTCGCCCATCACGATACTTCCTAAGGTCATCGACCCGGCGACCGTGAGCCCCTCGCCCCTCTAACCCTTAGATGGGCCATTATAGCTCAAATATATATGTTCCAGATTTGGTTCCTATCACGATCAACCCGGAAATGTTTATTGTAGACCGTTAAAATCAGTTTCTTTAAACGATATGTGTGATAATActgattgtaattatttatgaattattcGAAAAAcatattctttgttttaattcattttgaGGGTGATCCTTAATTTTTAACTTGGCCGATCGATTTAATTCACTTCCTTTTTGGGTTATTCTTATGCTATTTGAATGAGATTAAATTTTtgccaattatatttattaattacgacctcaattttatgtttttttagtgAATGTTTGTGCGCATTAGCAACTATTTCAAGgaaaagtattaattactaCATTATCAGTCTAACCTCTCTCATTATTCCCttactaattttatgtttatcttTACGAGTGACaattgtatgtaatttaaGGGTTATATGGAGACAAGGTATGTACAcaggacttattattttatgataaaatgaATCAGATAACTTCCCGAAATACAAAGTATAGCGTGAGGggattgtaataaaaaactgtaaatatttataagacaTATAGTGTTTCTGCTGTTATGATATAAAGTTACATTAAGATAAGTGTTATAGGTGTTATTGAAGactgttaatataaataaaaaaccacgTCAAACCTGCCATAATCGCTTCTGGTAGCGTCGTCTGCATTATTTGGGGCCTTTTACTCTTTCCTTGGGGATACCAGGGCTTGGCTATTGCTTGAGGGATTTAGCTATTGTTTGAGGTTGATCCTGTTCCACAACTAGCATTGATAATACGTGTTCCAGCCCCAgtggaattaaattaattgcttTATGCAGACATGGAAATATACTTGCACATAAGCGTGTGTCATTGTTTTCAAACAGCGCGCTGTTTATGTTGCATTGTTTCTAAAAGGGTCTTAGGGAATAAAATCGTAGGGAACATACAACTaacataatgttatttttaatttacttcatTCTAAATATATCAACAAACATTATACTTTAGTTACAGCACGTGTTTTGTCATTTTCTTAGACGGtgactgttaatttaattcagtTAAAAGATGTTTTTACTAAGAATCAAAGAATTAAAGGATTAAGTAGTAGAAAAAAAGAACTTTGCTAGCTTTGAAGAACAAAATCGCGGAAAAACGGCCCCATTTGAAAAAGAAGATAGTGCTGTTTCATCAAGtcataaatcaataaaaacgaTGTCAAAAATCCGTGAATTGGTAATCAAAGCGCATTCACCGTATTCTCCAGATTTGGCCTCAGTTACTGATGAAGAGGTAATCGCCTAAAGACGTATCGTACTATAATCTATGgtatcaaaatttttataatcgctttatatatttttttaatatattaggtccttacatatgaaattggcgttttgtatgggaggaacaaaaagtcgaatatttttaaatataatatatttaattaatcaaagtatgaaccattgttttctatgcccttttgccatctcataggtagttcattgatccctttactaaaaaaaccagtcggacgggaatcaataaaatctgtgaaggcgatttggactgccccatcggagttaaattttttcccttgcaagaagttgtccaaatttcgaaaaaaaatggtaatctgttggagcaaggtccggggagtacggaggatgtcttagacattccaattgaagctcttctaatttggtagccatctgttgtgcagtgtgtggtCTAGCGTTGTCGTGAAGTAGCAGTGGCGTGGAGCGATTGACCAGCTTAGGTTGTTTAGCCGCTAGCTTTTCCATCATGGTTTGCAATTGCTGACAATAGACATCAGCCGTAATAGTCTGGCCAGATTTGAGAAAACTGCAATGAACAAAACCGGCACTAGTCCACCAAACGCttacaagtaacttttttggggTTAATTTTCGCTTGGGGCAGGATTTGGCTGGCTGGCCAGGATCCAACCATTGTGCTGAGCGCTTCCAATTATCGTAAAGAatccatttttcatcacaggtaatgattcggtttaaaataccttcattATTGTGCCGGTTCAGTAATGTAACGCAGCAGTCGACGCGCTTTTGCCGGTTTGCTTCAGTCAATTCGTGAGGTACCCATCTTTCAAGCTTTTTAATCTTCCCAATTTGCTTcaagtgaattaaaacagttttatgacTAACACCGCAGTCTGCAGCTAACTCGGACGTGGTTTGCGATGGATCCGCTTCCACAATAGCCTTCAATACTTCATTATCAACTTGGGTCTCAGGCCGTCCACGGGGCTTGTTCTGCAGGTCGAAATTTCCAGAACGAAAACGTTGGAACCAAAAACGaactgtgttttcttttgcaacaTGACCGCCATACACATCATTCACCCTTCGAGTCGTTTCCGCAGCACTAGTGCCACGGCGGAActcgtactcgtaaataatgcgatactttaagttttccattttgtaaaatgagtgacgcaaacagaaaaaaacagaagaaaaaaacaaatgaatgacggtcatcgaatcacaaatacatgagtaaatagctgtacaaattttgatttggaattcttaaccaaagaggagatatttgaggtcaaagtggACAAAAtgtaaaacgccaatttcatatgtaaggacctaataatAGAGGGCTAaacgggacgcccaaaaagtgCAGTTATCACAGCATAGACACCAGTTTtaagtgggtgcgttgccggtctttgtGGGAGCAGTACACTCTAACTTTGAATAGTTGAAGGTCGTATCTCttagggaagacccccacggGAGTCGATTTCACAGTTCGCTAATATAATCGTTGTATCGCTGTCGAAGGCAACTATATTGAGTAATCGAAtcaatttctataaaaaaaagtgtgtacTTATTTATGTACTCGCGTAGAAGttaagataaaaatgttttcaaaaattttactctACGTTTccagaaaaaacgacactaaccatagaaaaaactaaaatgttgactgtagcttcagggtgtcggttttttgatACGGTGTGCgcacgcatcgtaaaaatttactctcatcatttttcccaacgcgccaaaagatgtataacttcaaaaatattttatctatgaTAGCTTTTCAGCCTACGGATTACTTCTGTTAGCTTAGTGGCTAGACGCGCCAGTCTGAACCCTGTGGCGACTGTCGATGTTAATATCTATGCGCAATACTTGCTCATATTTCTTGTCAGATATAGAAGGCTATATATGGATACTTACATATAAAGAATATTAGGAAAActgttagttatttattataatgtttaaagtacgttaaatatgtatttgtatttaaaatgttcCACAAAAATGTTTTCGTTTAGCGTTAATAAAGATAAAGTTATCTTTCTTTAACGGCCCCCTGTGTTATCTCTAATTcagttttgtttgattttattgCCTCTCGCattgttagaaataaattatgggTAAGTACCAAGCATTGATCAATGATGTTTAGGAGAGCGTTATTGATTGCttcttttgatatttttctaCGAAGATTGATATTGTTTTGTTGAAATTGAACttcaaaatgcactaagctttTATAACCATCTTATTTCTATTGATTGATTATACAAAGAggattacatttattaaacgataattttttttgttatgtaacaggatgcaaacgggcaggatgtTAAGTGgtatcgccgcccatggacacacattgccaggaggctcgcaagtgcgttgccggcctttgaattAGTAATTTGTTTATGAAGACCATATTGAGCTATTTTCGAAAGTCGGTACCGAGACGAATTTTGTGCTTCCGAATGGTCATTTATTATGATAGGTTGAAGATGTAGtaatcatattaaattaatgtttgtcTCTGACTGCTGAACTATGCTTGAACATAGACAAAAACTTGCTGTTTTTTAAACTCGGTTCAAACACACGcaaaatataggtataaagTATTACCTTTATTGATAGTATCTATCATTAACCATAAATAAACCATAAAGTGTCTCACTGCATTAAAAAgcgttttaaaataactcaAGATGCTAAGTGAATAACATTAAacgttacatttatttacgcATATAAAACTAACACTTGTTTAATCAAAAATGTAACCACAACACGTAATTATAGAGCAAGAATTTGGTCAAACAACTTGTTGTgttgtgttttaaaataaacaattttgcaAAACAAGATTTCATTGTTTTTCCTTCACCTGAATAACCAAGTTATCCCGCTGTTGTCCTTAACTTTATAGCCGGCCacaataatcataatattgaATGTTTATTCTCctattttaacataatattgttGAAACTGAGGCGCCGAGACCGAATCGAAAAGCTCTAAAGCAAGGTCGATGTTATTTTTCTAtcgtattaataaattgttgaaagtaataaatatttcgttaAAGCTTTTTCGCACTGTTATGTGAACTGACCTACATTATAAATCGAAATTATATTCAAAACTGAATTCTTAATGTATGTGGGCAGTTTCGAATTGAGTTATAATTTCAatagctataaataaataatttcaccGTCCCACTTTCTTTTATCATGCTGCCACAAAcatattattcttttaaatttaataatcaatcattaaaatatatgtagctTCGTTGAAATTTAGAGAAGGCTTCTGCGTGCTACTCTCATCCctcaggtcgtaggttcaatccccggctgtgcacacTAAACATTCGCTCCaacggtgaagaaaacatcgcgaggcttgccttagacccaaacagtcgacggcgtgtatcaagcacgggaggctgatcacatacatccacaaatgatcatgaaacagatacagaaatctgaggctcagacctaaaaagattgcAGTGCTActacataaaaatgtaattaaatgaaCGTGTGATGACCTATAATGTTCTTAGTTACTTAtaactgtaaatattttttcgtagGATGAAGCGACGGGCGTTCGTAGTGGGCGCGCTGGCGAGGTGAGGCAATATGGATCATGCGGTGAAGGCAATGTCGGCGCGCGGGCCGCTGGCTCGACTGCTCGCGCGCCGACGCTTCGAGTCCGCTGAGTTGGAAGAGCTGTATGCCCGCTACGCCTGCAAGCTGCAGCGCACCTCGGTCGGCTCCGCGTTAGCGCTGTGGGCAGCTCTTGCCGCTGCCCTAGCCGCCGTCGATGCCACTAGAGGCTGGCGAAGAGCGCCACAGGTAAgggtattataaatatagttgcgatgcc from Pieris napi chromosome 12, ilPieNapi1.2, whole genome shotgun sequence includes these protein-coding regions:
- the LOC125054661 gene encoding histone-lysine N-methyltransferase SETMAR-like — encoded protein: MTVIHLFFSSVFFCLRHSFYKMENLKYRIIYEYEFRRGTSAAETTRRVNDVYGGHVAKENTVRFWFQRFRSGNFDLQNKPRGRPETQVDNEVLKAIVEADPSQTTSELAADCGVSHKTVLIHLKQIGKIKKLERWVPHELTEANRQKRVDCCVTLLNRHNNEGILNRIITCDEKWILYDNWKRSAQWLDPGQPAKSCPKRKLTPKKLLVSVWWTSAGFVHCSFLKSGQTITADVYCQQLQTMMEKLAAKQPKLVNRSTPLLLHDNARPHTAQQMATKLEELQLECLRHPPYSPDLAPTDYHFTV